A single region of the Aeromonas hydrophila subsp. hydrophila ATCC 7966 genome encodes:
- the asnC gene encoding transcriptional regulator AsnC produces MPENYRIDNLDQAILTALMENARIPYAELAKQLLVSPGTIHVRVEKMKQAGIIEGTRVQVNPKKLGYDVCCFIGINLKSAKDYPSALAKLQALDEVVEAYYTTGHYSIFMKVMTRSIDELQTVLIHKIQTIDEIQSTETLISLQNPILRDVKP; encoded by the coding sequence GTGCCGGAAAATTATCGGATCGATAATCTCGATCAGGCCATCCTCACCGCCCTGATGGAGAATGCGCGCATTCCCTATGCCGAGCTTGCCAAACAACTGCTGGTCAGCCCGGGCACCATCCATGTGCGGGTGGAAAAGATGAAGCAGGCGGGCATCATCGAGGGAACGCGGGTGCAGGTGAACCCCAAGAAGCTGGGCTACGACGTCTGCTGCTTCATCGGCATCAACCTCAAGAGCGCCAAGGATTACCCTTCGGCGCTGGCCAAGCTGCAGGCGTTGGACGAAGTGGTGGAGGCCTACTACACCACCGGTCATTACAGCATCTTCATGAAGGTGATGACCCGCTCCATCGACGAGTTGCAGACGGTGCTGATCCACAAGATCCAGACCATCGACGAGATCCAGTCCACCGAGACGTTAATCTCGCTGCAAAACCCAATCTTGCGGGATGTGAAGCCTTAA
- the asnA gene encoding aspartate--ammonia ligase has translation MKQHYIRSQQQISFVKEMFSRQLAQQLGLMEVQAPILSRVGDGTQDNLSGHENAVQVKVKTLPEHSYEVVHSLAKWKRQTLGRFGFGPGEGIYTHMKALRPDEDRLTPIHSVYVDQWDWEKVMPSERRDLAYLQETVRGIWAAIKATERAVCAEHELTPFLPAEIQFLHSEELLTRYPDLDAKGRERAIAKELGAVFLIGIGGALSHGERHDVRAPDYDDWSSHSELGLAGLNGDILVWNPVLQDSFEISSMGIRVDAEALRRQLAITGDEDRLQYDWHQDLLAARMPQTIGGGIGQSRLAMLLLQKEHIGQVQVGVWPAEMKAAVQGML, from the coding sequence ATGAAACAGCACTACATTCGCAGCCAGCAACAGATCAGCTTCGTCAAAGAGATGTTCTCCCGCCAACTCGCCCAGCAACTGGGTCTGATGGAGGTGCAAGCCCCCATCCTGAGCCGGGTCGGTGATGGCACTCAAGACAACCTCTCTGGCCACGAGAATGCGGTGCAGGTCAAGGTGAAGACCCTGCCTGAACACAGCTACGAAGTGGTGCATTCGCTGGCCAAATGGAAGCGCCAGACCCTGGGTCGCTTCGGTTTCGGCCCGGGCGAAGGCATCTACACCCACATGAAGGCGCTGCGTCCGGACGAGGATCGCCTCACCCCCATCCACTCCGTCTACGTGGATCAGTGGGACTGGGAGAAGGTGATGCCGAGCGAGCGCCGCGATCTGGCCTACCTGCAGGAAACCGTGCGCGGTATCTGGGCTGCCATCAAGGCCACCGAGCGCGCGGTCTGTGCCGAGCACGAGCTGACTCCCTTCCTGCCGGCCGAGATCCAGTTCCTGCACAGCGAAGAGCTGCTGACCCGCTACCCGGACCTCGATGCCAAGGGGCGCGAGCGGGCCATCGCCAAAGAGCTGGGGGCCGTGTTCCTGATTGGCATCGGCGGTGCACTCTCCCACGGCGAGCGCCACGACGTGCGTGCCCCGGACTACGACGACTGGAGCAGCCACAGCGAGCTGGGTCTGGCCGGTCTGAACGGTGACATCCTGGTGTGGAACCCGGTACTGCAAGACAGCTTCGAGATCTCCTCCATGGGGATCCGGGTCGACGCCGAGGCGCTGCGCCGTCAGCTGGCCATCACCGGCGATGAGGATCGCCTGCAGTACGACTGGCACCAGGATCTGCTGGCCGCACGGATGCCGCAAACCATCGGCGGCGGCATCGGCCAATCCCGTCTGGCCATGCTGCTGCTGCAAAAAGAGCACATCGGCCAGGTCCAGGTCGGCGTCTGGCCGGCCGAGATGAAAGCCGCCGTGCAAGGCATGCTGTAA
- a CDS encoding MBL fold metallo-hydrolase, translating into MLKFSVLVDDDVHLPGCLPERGLALLLECDGLRVLFDSGRGRALCHNAAVMGIDLASLTHVVLSHGHYDHVGGVGSLPAYPRPIPLIACPDVFCERGYFLSLPFWRRNLYRLSGELARESLPARGLLPHCSAEPVWLSDRLVFLGSIVRRDRAAPSLLGYIVRGGRVEKDLISDDSALAYKSEQGLIVFIGCGHAGVENIIEQAKEVCGDERIHAVIGGLHLKFSGPQRAVALGAYLQEEAVDQLFACHCTGSRKAGLPRQCQIGAGFEHRFSV; encoded by the coding sequence ATGCTGAAGTTTTCCGTGCTGGTGGATGACGACGTTCATCTGCCTGGCTGTCTGCCCGAGCGAGGGTTGGCGCTGCTGCTTGAGTGTGACGGCCTCAGGGTGCTGTTCGACAGCGGCCGTGGCCGGGCGCTGTGCCACAACGCCGCCGTGATGGGGATCGATCTCGCCTCGCTCACCCATGTGGTGCTCTCCCACGGGCATTACGACCATGTGGGCGGGGTCGGCTCGCTGCCTGCCTATCCAAGACCCATCCCGCTCATCGCCTGTCCGGACGTGTTCTGCGAGCGGGGTTACTTCCTGTCGCTCCCCTTCTGGCGGCGCAACCTCTATCGCCTGTCGGGGGAGCTGGCTCGGGAGTCGCTGCCGGCCAGAGGCTTGCTTCCCCACTGCTCGGCCGAGCCGGTGTGGCTCTCGGATCGTCTGGTGTTCCTCGGCAGCATTGTGCGGCGCGACCGGGCTGCGCCTTCGCTGCTCGGCTACATAGTGCGGGGCGGACGGGTGGAGAAAGACCTTATCAGCGACGATTCGGCGCTGGCCTACAAGAGCGAGCAGGGGCTCATCGTCTTTATCGGCTGCGGTCACGCCGGGGTCGAGAACATCATCGAGCAGGCCAAGGAGGTGTGTGGTGACGAGCGGATCCACGCCGTCATCGGCGGCCTGCACCTGAAGTTTTCCGGCCCACAGCGGGCGGTGGCGCTCGGTGCCTATCTGCAGGAAGAGGCGGTGGATCAGTTGTTTGCCTGCCACTGCACTGGCAGCAGAAAGGCGGGGTTGCCGCGCCAGTGCCAGATCGGGGCAGGTTTTGAGCACAGGTTTTCGGTGTAA